The sequence TTGCAAGTAACGGCGAGGACGACATACTTTGCTGTGAGGCCTGCAGATACGCTGCAAACGTCGAGGCTGCAAGGCGCAAACCAAGAGTTAGCGAGGCTGAGGCGCCAGAGGCAGACGCGGCTAAATTTCTAACGCCAAATGCAAAAACTATAAAAGATGTGGCGGAGTTTTTCAAAGTTAGCGAGTTTTACTGCATAAAAGCTGTTATGAAAAAGGCGATTTATGAGGATAAAGAAGAGGTCGTGGTCTTTTTTGTAAGAGGTGATGACGAGCTTCAAGAGACAAAGGCGCAAAATGCTTGCAAGGCGCTAGAGCTTGTTGATGCTAGCGAGGCTGACGTGGCAAAGGCTAGGCTTGTGGCTGGATTTTGCGGGCCAGTTGGGCTAAAGGATGTTAAATTTTTCATAGATAACGAGCTAAAAGGCGCAAACAACATGATATGCGGCGCTAACGAGAAGGATTACCACTTTGTTGGCATTAGTGTTAGCGGATTTAACGAAGAGAGATTTAAAGACCTTGTAAAGGTAAAAGAGGGCGATAAATGCCCAGTTTGCGGCGGAAATTTAAAACTTAGCAAAGGTATAGAAGTCGGTCATATATTTCAGCTAGGCGATAAATATTCAGCTGCGATGAACGCGACATATCTTGATGAAAATGGCAAGGCTAAGCCATTTTTGATGGGCTGCTACGGCATTGGCATAAGCAGGCTTATCGCTGTGATGATAGAAGCTAGCCACGATGAAAAGGGCTGCATTTGGAAAAAAGAGTGCGCGCCGTTTGATGTGGAGATCATCATCTCAAATTTAAAAGATGAAGCGGGCGTGAAATTTGCATTTGAGCTTTATGAGAGCCTCAAAAAAGCTGGCGTTAGCGTCATTATCGACGATAGAAACGAGAGATTTGGCGTTAAAATGAATGATTTTGAACTTATCGGCTTTCCTTACGCGCTGCTTGTGGGTAAAGAATTTGCAAATGGCAAGGTTGAGTTTATCACGA is a genomic window of Campylobacter concisus containing:
- a CDS encoding proline--tRNA ligase; translated protein: MKFSKFYAPTTKEAPKDASLPSHQFLIRGGFVEQIGSGLYNYLPLGKIMHDKISRVVKEEMNEAGALEVSFSVVTSGELWKQSGRYNVFGKELLRFKDRKDNDFVISPTNEEAAVALVRGKVTSYKQLPLNLYQINTKFRDEARPRFGLLRGREFTMKDGYSFHSSKEDLKREFDLMEATYSKIFTRLGLNFRAVEADSGAIGGSGSKEFMVLASNGEDDILCCEACRYAANVEAARRKPRVSEAEAPEADAAKFLTPNAKTIKDVAEFFKVSEFYCIKAVMKKAIYEDKEEVVVFFVRGDDELQETKAQNACKALELVDASEADVAKARLVAGFCGPVGLKDVKFFIDNELKGANNMICGANEKDYHFVGISVSGFNEERFKDLVKVKEGDKCPVCGGNLKLSKGIEVGHIFQLGDKYSAAMNATYLDENGKAKPFLMGCYGIGISRLIAVMIEASHDEKGCIWKKECAPFDVEIIISNLKDEAGVKFAFELYESLKKAGVSVIIDDRNERFGVKMNDFELIGFPYALLVGKEFANGKVEFITRDGLSKETIEANDAFRKIKESL